A window from Chitinophaga filiformis encodes these proteins:
- a CDS encoding FecR family protein, which produces MIQIPEHIAFIIIKHLRAIQTSAEEETLQAWIAGSEEHKKAYQQMVSLWKESGQVLGQPAFDTARAWEKLDSSLHHGTSAKSARIRYMRLALAACVVGVLALAGWMFYQQQDKTVLKIAAAGKGSQRVTLPDGSLVILREGASIRYPKAFDPKERAVTVTGESYFDVQQETGHPFRIQTARATIEVLGTSFTITSNAHQDRLVVVSGKVLFSGKDQHAGQHVVTAQQDAVLNEKGINIVPVRDSNYLSWQTGILQFDNTPFADVVITLADYYNLHIKADSVLTRQPGLSTITARFEHQPLDQVLEEIKLLINVNYRKQNDTIIFYQSQ; this is translated from the coding sequence ATGATACAGATACCTGAACATATCGCCTTCATCATTATAAAGCATCTGCGCGCCATTCAGACCAGCGCTGAGGAAGAAACACTGCAGGCCTGGATAGCGGGCAGTGAGGAGCATAAAAAAGCTTATCAGCAGATGGTCAGCTTATGGAAGGAATCGGGCCAGGTGCTCGGACAGCCCGCCTTTGATACCGCCAGGGCATGGGAAAAGCTGGACAGTTCCCTGCATCATGGCACATCTGCGAAAAGCGCCAGGATCCGTTATATGCGACTGGCGCTGGCGGCCTGTGTGGTGGGCGTGCTTGCTCTTGCCGGCTGGATGTTCTATCAGCAGCAGGATAAGACCGTCTTAAAAATTGCGGCAGCAGGTAAAGGCAGCCAGCGGGTAACGCTTCCCGACGGCTCCCTGGTGATATTAAGAGAGGGTGCCTCCATCCGCTACCCAAAAGCATTCGATCCAAAAGAAAGGGCGGTTACGGTTACCGGGGAATCTTATTTTGACGTGCAACAGGAAACCGGTCATCCCTTCCGGATCCAAACGGCCCGCGCCACTATCGAGGTCTTGGGTACCTCCTTTACCATTACCAGCAATGCACACCAGGACCGGCTGGTCGTAGTCAGCGGGAAAGTGCTTTTTAGCGGCAAAGACCAGCATGCCGGCCAGCATGTGGTAACAGCACAGCAGGATGCCGTTTTGAATGAAAAGGGAATTAACATTGTTCCTGTCAGAGATTCCAATTACCTCTCCTGGCAAACGGGCATCCTACAGTTTGACAATACCCCCTTTGCAGACGTGGTGATAACCCTTGCCGACTATTACAACCTGCATATAAAGGCAGACAGCGTACTGACAAGACAACCCGGGTTATCCACAATAACTGCCAGGTTCGAACACCAGCCCTTGGACCAGGTACTGGAGGAAATCAAACTGCTGATCAATGTGAATTACCGCAAGCAAAACGACACCATTATATTCTATCAGTCACAATAA
- a CDS encoding TonB-dependent receptor, which produces MPISRFILALAGCFILSESAAQGSLLKTKFYCRATSGKTAAILRELSGYCGVAIEFSPSSLDTTKKHNLAAGRTTLGAVLDKILAGQYVTVAERNNKIIIGKSNIPLPDGYLLEKYLLYGYIQQESGLEPLPFASITIMPGNRTIQSNVHGFYSLNLPPGQYILTISFSGTSSKTVAVDLQQNTAMNLVLSPVLLPEVQVDAGNLPRRDAAVKLDRYKGGMYSNMLGETDPVRSMYLLPGNTESQESGGKLLVRGGDPGQSMFLLDGNPVFNPAHLLGEVSILGNTSIKSVLQYKNDFPSRFSGGLSSITAINTKEGNMEHWSGEADLGLSSLAFALEGPLKQQRTAMMVSARQSLGESVYHDIFTYDANFGDVHLKLTHLLNRQNKLMISSYIGNDRLELTQDNSQYLHRWNNTLTTVNWNSIIGKRVFANTAFNYSSYNNYMSIMYTPPFEGGSGGLFERASLNNYSSGKRYEGKTDIEITTNDHLQHFFGGRLEHTSIQHYRTLLDSDLKEDADDFSNSASLPFSDIMLYYESAFRAGNRWLLRAGVHFNEYRQNTFHYHSFQPRIFSSFVIDKRQRINVAYTHIGQLLHMITSPYTGIDRELWLPANERLQPAENRMVNIGYEYKDKQSLNITADVYYKKIRNLAMFAGKSNILYTTDSTEKSIVTGTGWSYGAEAAIEKRFNKWKMLLSYTLSWSWRRSDSLNKGEKLPYRYDRRHNINVLFGYQALKDLEISLLWHFHTGDFITLPALISFKPQESFSGSNMGAVPFRGTVYNRMNLNASYRIPTRGRFKHAVGSGVHAIMQSHEQYMTTVATTSRNYTMPLYQEQLFRFNPYFNYKLSF; this is translated from the coding sequence ATGCCTATATCCCGTTTTATCCTTGCCCTGGCCGGCTGCTTTATACTATCAGAAAGCGCGGCACAGGGCAGCCTCTTAAAGACGAAGTTTTATTGCCGGGCCACCTCCGGCAAAACTGCAGCCATACTTCGCGAGCTATCCGGCTATTGCGGTGTTGCCATTGAGTTCTCACCCTCCAGCCTGGATACCACTAAAAAACACAACCTCGCGGCAGGAAGAACCACACTGGGTGCTGTACTCGATAAAATCCTGGCTGGCCAGTACGTTACCGTTGCCGAAAGAAATAATAAGATCATTATTGGCAAAAGCAACATTCCTCTCCCCGACGGCTACCTGCTGGAAAAATACCTGCTGTACGGTTATATCCAGCAGGAAAGCGGACTGGAACCCCTCCCCTTTGCATCCATCACCATCATGCCCGGCAACCGTACCATCCAGTCGAACGTACATGGCTTTTATAGCCTGAACCTGCCGCCTGGCCAATACATACTAACGATCTCCTTTTCAGGCACCTCTTCCAAAACCGTAGCGGTGGACCTGCAGCAAAACACGGCCATGAACCTGGTGCTCTCGCCCGTACTGCTTCCGGAAGTACAGGTCGATGCAGGTAACCTTCCCCGCAGGGATGCAGCTGTAAAGCTGGACAGGTACAAGGGAGGCATGTACAGCAATATGCTGGGAGAAACAGATCCTGTCAGGTCTATGTACCTGTTGCCAGGCAATACGGAAAGCCAGGAATCCGGTGGTAAGCTGCTGGTACGCGGAGGTGATCCGGGACAAAGTATGTTCCTCCTGGACGGCAATCCTGTGTTTAACCCCGCGCACTTACTGGGAGAGGTTTCCATATTGGGCAATACCAGCATCAAGTCAGTACTGCAGTATAAGAATGACTTTCCCAGCCGTTTCAGCGGCGGGCTTTCTTCCATAACTGCCATCAACACAAAGGAAGGTAATATGGAACACTGGAGCGGGGAAGCAGATTTGGGGCTTAGCTCCCTGGCCTTTGCCCTTGAAGGGCCGCTGAAGCAGCAACGTACTGCCATGATGGTATCTGCCAGGCAGAGTTTAGGCGAGTCGGTTTACCACGATATATTCACTTACGATGCCAATTTCGGTGATGTACACCTGAAGCTGACCCATCTCCTTAACAGGCAAAATAAACTGATGATCAGCAGTTACATAGGTAATGACAGGCTGGAACTGACACAAGACAACAGCCAGTACCTGCATCGCTGGAATAATACGCTGACAACCGTGAACTGGAACAGCATCATCGGTAAGCGCGTATTTGCGAATACTGCCTTTAACTATAGCAGCTATAATAACTACATGTCCATCATGTATACACCTCCTTTTGAAGGAGGCAGCGGTGGCCTCTTTGAACGCGCCTCCCTGAACAACTATTCATCCGGTAAACGATATGAGGGTAAAACAGATATTGAGATCACCACCAATGATCATCTGCAGCATTTTTTCGGAGGACGACTTGAACATACAAGCATACAACATTACCGTACACTGCTTGACAGCGACCTTAAAGAAGATGCTGATGATTTCAGCAACAGCGCATCTCTTCCTTTCTCTGATATTATGTTGTATTATGAAAGTGCCTTCAGGGCCGGCAACAGATGGCTGCTCAGGGCCGGTGTACATTTCAATGAGTACAGGCAAAACACATTTCATTACCACTCCTTTCAACCCAGGATCTTTTCCAGTTTTGTGATCGATAAACGACAAAGGATCAACGTAGCATATACACATATCGGGCAGCTACTGCACATGATCACAAGCCCTTACACAGGCATTGACAGGGAATTGTGGCTTCCTGCAAATGAAAGACTGCAACCGGCAGAGAACAGGATGGTCAATATCGGTTATGAATATAAAGACAAGCAATCGCTGAATATCACTGCAGACGTTTATTATAAAAAGATCCGCAACCTGGCGATGTTCGCAGGAAAGAGCAATATTCTCTATACCACGGACAGCACTGAAAAAAGCATTGTTACAGGTACTGGCTGGAGTTATGGTGCGGAAGCTGCCATTGAAAAAAGATTTAACAAATGGAAGATGCTCCTGTCGTATACCCTGTCCTGGAGCTGGCGCAGGTCGGACAGTTTAAATAAGGGCGAAAAACTGCCCTACCGCTATGACAGGCGCCACAACATTAATGTACTGTTTGGATACCAAGCGCTTAAAGACCTTGAAATAAGCCTCCTCTGGCATTTTCATACCGGCGATTTCATCACATTACCTGCATTGATCTCTTTCAAACCGCAAGAAAGCTTCTCCGGCTCCAATATGGGCGCTGTACCTTTCAGGGGAACTGTTTATAACAGGATGAACCTGAATGCCAGTTATCGTATTCCTACCCGTGGCCGGTTCAAACACGCGGTAGGCAGTGGCGTTCATGCCATCATGCAATCGCATGAACAGTATATGACAACGGTTGCCACCACTTCCCGCAATTATACGATGCCCCTATATCAGGAACAGCTATTCAGATTTAACCCCTATTTCAATTATAAATTAAGCTTCTGA
- a CDS encoding HmuY family protein, whose translation MRTTTLRALLLLTVIYLIASCSKKETDIIPDRPNLPNPPDSSHQPGDSLPGDSAIVANYLAFSSRGQEIADEINTATVALKLDKPAKKQITVTIEFSNKSIEYGKDYTTIPAADLGKLKINIAAGTSASSFVVNVPADKLFKEGDGIDFRITAVDTPVRIGNDAVHVLRFLEKQSLDSLMKMNLNTGSYGVNKVFVDLSENKQQAVAPTKWDFGFYSGGDDFRVILNSSAGMLVKRLNKNDLNAVTAKDTVDLAQAEDLIFSEAPYYFAPSSAAFDDAGGDLTKTAITAVSANAADNNVYIVNRGWNTGTTNGRRPWQKIRVLRNNSGGYTLQYADITATSYKTINIPKNDRYFFSYVSLNEGLTTIEPEKKQWDIALTWLPVNGKASSGEDVSSFQSNVLIQNRNVTVAQVSTNTRSFASFARTDLAGLAFSSSQIAIGTSWRLLWNGVYTVHKDVFYVIKDGNGRIYKLRVTNRGDQYSPEIEYAPVK comes from the coding sequence ATGCGTACAACAACATTAAGAGCATTATTATTACTGACTGTAATATACCTGATCGCTTCATGCAGCAAGAAAGAGACTGACATTATCCCCGACAGGCCCAATCTGCCTAATCCGCCCGACTCTTCTCATCAGCCGGGAGATTCCCTGCCGGGAGACTCCGCAATAGTAGCGAACTACCTTGCTTTCAGCAGCCGCGGGCAGGAGATCGCTGATGAGATAAACACAGCGACTGTAGCGCTGAAACTGGACAAGCCTGCAAAAAAACAGATCACTGTTACGATTGAATTTAGTAACAAGTCCATCGAATATGGCAAGGACTATACAACGATACCGGCGGCAGACTTAGGAAAGCTGAAAATAAATATAGCCGCAGGCACAAGTGCATCCAGCTTTGTGGTAAATGTGCCGGCAGACAAACTGTTTAAAGAAGGCGATGGAATAGATTTCCGCATCACCGCTGTAGATACGCCTGTCAGGATCGGCAATGATGCTGTACACGTGCTACGGTTCCTGGAGAAGCAGTCCCTCGATTCATTGATGAAGATGAACCTCAACACGGGTAGTTATGGGGTTAACAAAGTGTTTGTAGACCTGAGTGAAAACAAACAGCAAGCAGTTGCGCCTACCAAATGGGACTTTGGTTTCTATTCCGGAGGCGACGATTTCAGGGTGATACTTAATTCATCTGCAGGTATGCTGGTAAAGCGACTGAACAAGAACGACCTGAATGCAGTAACAGCTAAAGATACCGTAGACCTGGCGCAGGCAGAAGATCTTATATTCAGTGAAGCCCCGTATTATTTTGCACCTTCTTCGGCTGCATTTGACGATGCCGGCGGCGACCTGACAAAAACTGCCATCACTGCGGTATCTGCCAACGCTGCCGACAACAATGTATACATCGTTAACCGCGGCTGGAACACAGGTACGACAAACGGTAGGAGACCATGGCAAAAGATCCGGGTACTGCGTAATAATTCCGGTGGCTACACTTTACAGTATGCGGATATAACTGCAACAAGTTATAAGACCATCAATATTCCTAAAAATGACAGGTACTTCTTCAGCTATGTATCGCTTAACGAAGGACTGACAACGATAGAACCCGAGAAGAAGCAATGGGATATTGCACTCACCTGGCTGCCTGTCAACGGGAAGGCTTCCAGTGGTGAAGACGTATCAAGTTTCCAGTCGAACGTTTTGATACAGAACAGGAACGTAACAGTGGCACAGGTATCAACCAATACCCGTTCATTTGCATCGTTCGCCAGGACCGATCTGGCAGGCCTGGCATTCAGCAGTTCCCAGATAGCCATCGGCACCTCCTGGCGGCTTTTATGGAATGGCGTATACACCGTTCACAAGGATGTATTTTATGTGATCAAAGACGGTAATGGCCGCATCTACAAACTGCGGGTCACCAACCGTG
- a CDS encoding RNA polymerase sigma-70 factor yields the protein MDRQDLYTQFRQLFQEFYDPLCKYAFHLITDRDGSEDIVQEVFTRIWEKHQEVISSPKIRAYLYQAVRNSCFNFLEQKKRSPVSNTDWHNEEDTAISWDTADGATEDNLQAYRELLKNGIDQLPPKCREVFLLSRSGHLSNQEIADNLGISVNTVNNQTWKAMKLLKAFAQKAKIWILPFFSFFLTRQ from the coding sequence GTGGATCGCCAGGATCTTTATACACAGTTTCGCCAACTATTCCAGGAATTCTATGACCCTCTTTGCAAGTATGCATTTCACCTCATAACCGACAGGGATGGTAGTGAAGATATCGTCCAGGAAGTATTTACCCGTATCTGGGAAAAACACCAGGAGGTTATTTCATCTCCGAAGATCAGGGCCTACCTGTATCAGGCGGTGAGGAACAGTTGTTTTAATTTCCTGGAACAAAAGAAACGTTCCCCCGTATCCAACACCGACTGGCATAACGAAGAAGATACAGCAATCAGCTGGGACACAGCAGATGGCGCAACAGAAGACAACCTGCAGGCATACCGCGAACTGCTTAAGAACGGCATTGACCAGCTTCCGCCCAAATGCAGGGAAGTATTCCTGTTGAGCCGCTCCGGTCATCTCAGCAACCAGGAAATTGCAGACAATCTTGGTATTTCTGTCAATACCGTCAACAACCAGACCTGGAAGGCCATGAAACTGCTGAAAGCCTTTGCACAAAAGGCTAAGATCTGGATACTACCTTTTTTTTCATTTTTTCTTACAAGACAATAG